A stretch of the Amycolatopsis sp. BJA-103 genome encodes the following:
- the efeO gene encoding iron uptake system protein EfeO, whose product MSRRFPLAALAGVGALVLTACGGGEETPAAAGGPIKVEASDSACAVSVNTASAGNVTFEITNKGSKVTEFYLYAEGDRIMGEVENIAPGLNRRLIVEVAEAGKYQTACKPGMTGNGLRGDFTVTGGGAKQTDPNSQKAQAVKSYAEYVANNTKALDEETTKFVALVKANKAEEAKAAYARTRVYFERVEPVAEKFGDLDPKIDAREADLEPGQKFTGFHRLEKDLWVSGLQPDAPQIADQLLADVKELVTKSAALELNALDLANGAKELLDEIATGKITGEEEAFSHTDLSDFQGNLDGSKAAIASLRPLLQAKDPALVSTLDKEFGSVQALLDKQREGDGFKLYTALSQDQIKEFASAVDALSEPLSKVAEVAAQ is encoded by the coding sequence GTGTCCCGTCGATTCCCGCTCGCCGCTCTCGCCGGCGTCGGCGCCCTGGTGCTCACCGCCTGCGGTGGTGGCGAGGAAACCCCCGCCGCGGCCGGCGGCCCGATCAAGGTCGAAGCCTCGGACAGCGCGTGCGCCGTCTCGGTGAACACCGCGAGCGCGGGCAACGTGACCTTCGAAATCACCAACAAGGGCAGCAAGGTCACCGAGTTCTACCTCTACGCCGAGGGCGACCGGATCATGGGCGAGGTCGAGAACATCGCGCCCGGGCTGAACCGGCGGCTCATCGTCGAGGTCGCCGAAGCGGGCAAGTACCAGACAGCGTGCAAGCCGGGGATGACCGGCAACGGCCTCCGCGGCGACTTCACCGTCACCGGTGGTGGTGCGAAGCAGACCGACCCGAACTCGCAGAAGGCGCAGGCGGTCAAGAGCTACGCGGAGTACGTCGCGAACAACACGAAGGCGCTCGACGAGGAGACCACCAAGTTCGTCGCGCTGGTGAAGGCGAACAAGGCCGAGGAGGCGAAGGCCGCGTATGCCCGCACCCGCGTCTACTTCGAGCGGGTCGAGCCGGTGGCCGAGAAGTTCGGCGACCTCGACCCGAAGATCGACGCGCGCGAGGCCGACCTCGAACCGGGCCAGAAGTTCACCGGTTTCCACCGGCTGGAGAAGGACCTTTGGGTGAGCGGGCTGCAGCCCGACGCGCCCCAGATCGCCGACCAGCTGCTCGCCGACGTCAAGGAACTCGTCACCAAGTCGGCCGCGCTCGAACTGAACGCGCTCGACCTGGCCAACGGTGCCAAGGAACTGCTCGACGAGATCGCCACCGGCAAGATCACCGGCGAAGAGGAGGCGTTCTCGCACACCGACCTCTCGGACTTCCAGGGCAACCTCGACGGTTCGAAGGCCGCGATCGCCTCGCTGCGCCCGCTGCTGCAGGCGAAGGACCCGGCCCTGGTGTCCACTTTGGACAAGGAGTTCGGCAGCGTGCAGGCGTTGCTGGACAAGCAGCGCGAAGGCGACGGCTTCAAGCTGT